One Longimicrobium sp. genomic region harbors:
- a CDS encoding sigma-54 dependent transcriptional regulator, whose amino-acid sequence MAEKILVADDERHIVDGLQMLLADDGFEVDTATDGKKAWEMVSQGGYGVVLADLRMPELDGLELFRKMREAGVPSEMIIITGSASVDTAVQAMRQGAYDYLEKPLNVERLKALLPKALEAYRVKQANKQLEEKLKNLTRFGDLIGQSEEMREIYSMVEAAAPSAASIFIVGESGTGKELVARAIHDKSGRAKGPFIAINCAAFPREILENELFGHEKGAFTGAINEKPGCFELADGGTLFLDEVAEMEPDIQVKLLRALEQRSFRRLGGKKEIHVDIRVVSATNKNIQKALEDGDLRDDLYHRLAVIPLQLPPLRERRGDVRILAEHFLRRFAEENQKPLKGFAAEALEFINTYRWPGNVRELKNAIERAVILARTDQVTLGDLRAHELITSDDREVRLPVGTSLEQAERTLVLKTFSFVDGDHGRAATMLGIEEDELRNRLNRAVAPEPVAAG is encoded by the coding sequence GCCGACGACGGCTTCGAGGTCGACACGGCCACCGACGGAAAGAAGGCGTGGGAGATGGTGAGCCAGGGCGGCTACGGCGTGGTGCTGGCCGACCTGCGCATGCCCGAGCTCGACGGGCTGGAGCTGTTCCGCAAGATGCGCGAGGCCGGCGTGCCCTCGGAGATGATCATCATCACCGGCTCGGCTTCGGTCGACACGGCCGTGCAGGCCATGCGGCAGGGCGCGTACGACTACCTGGAGAAGCCGCTGAACGTGGAGCGGCTGAAGGCGCTCCTGCCCAAGGCGCTCGAGGCGTACCGGGTCAAGCAGGCCAACAAGCAGCTCGAGGAGAAGCTCAAGAACCTCACCCGCTTCGGCGACCTGATCGGCCAGAGCGAGGAGATGCGCGAGATCTACTCGATGGTCGAGGCCGCCGCCCCCAGCGCCGCCAGCATCTTCATCGTGGGCGAGAGCGGCACGGGGAAGGAGCTGGTCGCGCGGGCCATCCACGACAAGAGCGGGCGCGCCAAGGGGCCGTTCATCGCCATCAACTGCGCCGCGTTTCCCCGCGAGATCCTGGAGAACGAGCTGTTCGGGCACGAGAAGGGCGCCTTCACCGGGGCCATCAACGAAAAGCCCGGGTGCTTCGAGCTGGCCGACGGCGGCACGCTCTTCCTGGACGAGGTGGCCGAGATGGAGCCCGACATCCAGGTCAAGCTGCTGCGCGCGCTGGAGCAGCGCTCCTTCCGCCGCCTGGGCGGCAAGAAGGAGATCCACGTGGACATCCGCGTGGTCTCCGCCACCAACAAGAACATCCAGAAGGCGCTGGAGGACGGCGACCTGCGCGACGACCTCTACCACCGCCTGGCCGTCATCCCGCTGCAGCTGCCGCCGCTGCGCGAGCGCCGCGGCGACGTGCGCATCCTGGCCGAGCACTTCCTCCGCCGCTTCGCCGAGGAGAACCAGAAGCCGCTCAAGGGGTTCGCGGCCGAGGCGCTGGAGTTCATCAACACCTACCGCTGGCCGGGGAACGTCCGCGAGCTGAAGAACGCCATCGAGCGCGCGGTGATCCTGGCGCGCACCGACCAGGTGACGCTGGGCGACCTGCGCGCGCACGAGCTGATCACCAGCGACGACCGCGAGGTGCGCCTGCCCGTGGGCACCAGCCTGGAGCAGGCCGAGCGCACGCTGGTGCTCAAGACCTTCTCCTTCGTGGACGGCGACCACGGCCGCGCCGCCACGATGCTGGGGATCGAGGAGGACGAGCTGCGCAACCGCCTGAACCGCGCCGTCGCCCCCGAGCCCGTCGCCGCCGGCTGA